In the genome of Pseudorca crassidens isolate mPseCra1 chromosome 14, mPseCra1.hap1, whole genome shotgun sequence, one region contains:
- the LOC137205615 gene encoding large ribosomal subunit protein eL42-like, translating into MVNVPKTRRTFCKKCGKHQPHKVTQYKKGKDSLYTQGKRRYDRKKSGYGGRTKPIFRKKAKTTKKIVLRLECVDTNSRFKKMLAIKRCKHFELGGDKKRKGQVIQF; encoded by the coding sequence ATGGTGAACGTTCCTAAAACCCGCCGGACTTTCTGTAAGAAGTGTGGCAAGCACCAACCCCACAAAGTGACACAGTACAAGAAGGGCAAGGATTCTCTGTATACCCAGGGAAAGCGGCGTTATGACAGAAAGAAGAGTGGCTATGGTGGGCGGACTAAGCCGATTTTCCGGAAAAAGGCTAAAACTACAAAGAAGATTGTGCTGAGGCTTGAATGTGTTGATACTAACAGCAGATTTAAGAAAATGCTGGCTATTAAGAGATGCAAGCATTTTGAGCTGGGAGGAGATAAGAAGAGAAAGGGCCAAGTGATCCAGTTCTGA